A window of the Haloquadratum walsbyi C23 genome harbors these coding sequences:
- a CDS encoding RNA-guided endonuclease InsQ/TnpB family protein: MAKQVVTRTYIASIRNQSQVQDDLDSLGFAASKLWNVGRWTCSRIWDEIDHIPNHNELTTYLKTHERYDDLHSQSSQRVLQELAEAFNGWYGKRRNGDTNANPPGYRKHGDDHPRSTVTFKAAGFKLDTQYYRVRLSKGSNLKDYWSDFILCEYQTRPDVDLSTVENVQQVRIVWTGTEWELHFVCKVQIDVAEAPSENTVGVDLGINNFAALAYEDGHGELYPLNCLKQDDYYFSKRIARCDDSNSEQATRLNHKKSARRTHYFHTLSKHIVERCVEEGVGTIVVGDLSGIREDDDTNKSKNWGKHGNLDLHSWAFDRFTDLLEYKAEMEGITVEEASEEDTSKSCSCCGRKRDANRVERGLYVCDDCGTVANADVNGAENIRQKVSLSSLNLSVNRSNGWLAQPSTFLFDKETGAFAPEERVRS, translated from the coding sequence CGTCACCCGCACCTACATCGCTTCCATACGGAACCAGTCTCAGGTGCAAGACGACCTTGATTCGCTCGGGTTCGCTGCCTCGAAGCTCTGGAACGTCGGACGGTGGACGTGTAGTCGGATCTGGGATGAAATCGATCATATCCCGAACCACAACGAACTCACCACGTACCTCAAAACCCACGAACGCTACGATGACCTGCATTCGCAGTCAAGTCAGCGAGTCCTTCAAGAACTCGCTGAAGCGTTCAACGGTTGGTACGGTAAACGACGCAACGGGGACACGAACGCGAATCCGCCCGGCTACCGCAAACACGGCGATGACCACCCACGTTCCACGGTCACATTCAAAGCTGCTGGCTTCAAGCTCGATACCCAGTACTACCGCGTTCGACTCTCAAAGGGGTCGAACCTCAAGGACTACTGGTCGGACTTCATTCTTTGTGAGTACCAAACCCGCCCCGACGTCGATCTCTCCACTGTCGAGAACGTCCAACAGGTGCGAATAGTTTGGACGGGTACGGAATGGGAACTACACTTCGTCTGTAAGGTCCAAATCGACGTGGCTGAAGCCCCCAGTGAGAATACGGTAGGCGTTGATCTCGGGATCAACAACTTCGCCGCGCTCGCGTATGAAGACGGCCACGGCGAGCTCTATCCGCTGAACTGTCTGAAGCAGGACGACTACTACTTTAGCAAACGGATTGCCCGGTGTGATGACTCGAACTCCGAGCAGGCCACCCGGCTGAATCATAAGAAGTCGGCTCGTCGCACTCACTATTTCCATACGCTTTCGAAACACATTGTTGAACGGTGTGTTGAGGAAGGCGTTGGAACGATCGTAGTGGGAGATCTCTCGGGGATCCGCGAAGATGATGACACCAACAAGTCGAAAAACTGGGGGAAACACGGTAATCTCGACTTGCACTCGTGGGCGTTTGACCGGTTCACCGACCTTCTCGAATACAAGGCGGAGATGGAAGGAATCACCGTCGAGGAAGCCTCTGAGGAGGACACGTCGAAGTCGTGTTCGTGCTGTGGTCGCAAGCGTGATGCGAACCGTGTTGAACGCGGGTTGTACGTCTGTGATGACTGTGGGACGGTAGCGAACGCTGATGTGAACGGGGCTGAGAATATCCGACAGAAAGTATCTCTGAGTTCACTGAATCTGTCGGTGAATAGGAGTAACGGCTGGTTGGCACAGCCATCGACGTTCCTGTTTGACAAGGAGACTGGTGCGTTTGCACCTGAAGAACGGGTTAGGTCGTAA
- a CDS encoding bacteriorhodopsin, with protein sequence MSQLALQMSSLGVEGEGIWLALGTIGMLLGMLYFIADGLDVQDPRQKEFYVITILIPAIAAASYLSMFFGFGLTEVSLANGRVVDVYWARYADWLFTTPLLLLDIGLLAGASQRDIGALVGIDAFMIVTGLVATLTKVVVARYAFWTISTISMVFLLYYLVAVFGEAVSDADEDTRSTFNALRNIILVTWAIYPVAWLVGTEGLALTGLYGETLLFMVLDLVAKVGFGFILLRSRAIMGGGSEPTPSAQETAAD encoded by the coding sequence ATGTCTCAGCTGGCGCTGCAAATGAGCAGTCTCGGAGTAGAAGGCGAGGGCATATGGCTAGCCCTTGGAACAATTGGAATGTTACTTGGGATGCTGTACTTCATTGCTGACGGATTGGATGTCCAAGATCCCCGTCAGAAGGAGTTCTACGTCATCACAATTCTCATTCCAGCAATCGCAGCTGCATCGTATCTATCAATGTTCTTTGGCTTCGGATTGACCGAAGTGTCATTGGCGAACGGACGTGTCGTTGACGTGTATTGGGCACGATATGCTGACTGGCTGTTCACAACACCACTGCTTCTGCTTGACATTGGCCTCCTTGCCGGTGCAAGTCAGCGCGATATTGGTGCGCTTGTCGGTATTGACGCATTCATGATCGTGACTGGTCTTGTGGCAACGTTGACAAAGGTCGTGGTCGCACGATATGCTTTCTGGACGATAAGCACTATCTCAATGGTGTTCCTCCTATACTACCTGGTTGCCGTCTTCGGTGAGGCAGTTAGTGATGCAGATGAGGACACGCGGTCGACATTCAACGCGCTTCGAAATATTATCCTTGTAACGTGGGCAATATATCCAGTTGCATGGCTTGTTGGAACTGAAGGGCTTGCACTCACCGGTCTCTACGGTGAAACGCTTCTCTTCATGGTTCTTGATTTGGTCGCGAAGGTTGGATTCGGATTTATCCTCCTACGCAGTCGAGCTATTATGGGTGGCGGCAGCGAGCCAACACCGTCAGCACAAGAAACCGCTGCGGACTAA
- a CDS encoding ferredoxin, with the protein MRIRYNRETCIGMFQCVNEWDAFEENIDAGKAELAKADEVEDGIFEREVPEDVEFEAKFAARVCPVDAIEVYDDDGEQIV; encoded by the coding sequence ATGCGAATCAGATATAATCGTGAAACATGTATTGGAATGTTTCAGTGCGTTAATGAATGGGATGCATTTGAGGAAAATATTGACGCTGGAAAGGCTGAATTAGCCAAGGCAGATGAAGTCGAAGATGGGATATTTGAGCGTGAGGTTCCTGAAGATGTGGAATTCGAAGCGAAATTCGCTGCCCGTGTCTGTCCAGTTGACGCAATTGAAGTGTATGATGACGATGGCGAGCAAATCGTCTAA
- a CDS encoding bacteriorhodopsin → MATPGSEATWLWIGTIGMVLGTVYFAVRGRGSTDPEQQTYYIITTLIPAIAAAAYLAMATGLGVISMPIRGTEVIDIYWARYADWLLTTPLLIIDLALVAGARKQTLYKLIIIDAIMILGGLAGSMMQQGAVIRIVWWAVSTAAFIILLYYLLGELSERARSRSAETGIIFNRLRNITLGLWALYPIVWILGTGGGFGIIAVTTEIMLYVMLDIGTKIGFGAVLLGSQDILQAASHPSSTNDIKSH, encoded by the coding sequence ATGGCGACACCAGGCTCAGAAGCGACCTGGCTGTGGATTGGAACCATCGGAATGGTGCTAGGAACAGTGTATTTTGCAGTGCGAGGGCGAGGATCAACTGATCCCGAACAGCAGACATACTATATTATCACAACCCTGATTCCAGCGATTGCAGCAGCCGCCTATCTCGCAATGGCGACTGGACTGGGGGTCATTTCGATGCCAATAAGAGGAACTGAAGTGATCGATATCTATTGGGCACGATATGCTGATTGGCTATTGACAACGCCACTTTTGATAATTGATTTAGCATTAGTTGCAGGCGCGAGAAAACAGACACTGTATAAATTGATCATCATTGATGCAATCATGATTCTCGGTGGACTCGCCGGGTCGATGATGCAGCAAGGTGCTGTCATTAGAATCGTATGGTGGGCAGTGAGTACTGCGGCATTTATTATTTTATTATATTATCTACTCGGCGAACTCTCAGAACGCGCCAGAAGCCGATCAGCAGAGACGGGTATAATATTCAACCGACTTCGTAATATTACACTCGGACTCTGGGCACTATACCCAATCGTATGGATTCTTGGAACAGGCGGTGGATTTGGTATAATCGCTGTCACCACAGAAATAATGCTATACGTTATGCTTGATATTGGAACAAAAATTGGATTTGGTGCTGTTTTACTAGGGAGTCAAGATATTCTTCAGGCTGCTAGTCATCCATCGTCGACGAACGATATAAAATCACACTGA
- a CDS encoding lycopene cyclase domain-containing protein, with protein MSGLSYAGFHVLFTLPPLAYLFVFGTTPTRRVARVGIILMTVVAVIYTTPWDNYLIQRGVWWYGPGDIFARIWKAPVGEYLFFILQPILTGLWVTTLTPDATYRNGDFDRRPRTLGALVWLGFGIIGTVLLTVESGFYLGAILAWACPVVALQWAVGGGYLTRRWREWSLAIAIPTVYLWMIDSIAIALGVWTISDQYSTGINLLGLPIEEAVFFLITNILIVYGLILFEWIIDYWYHHPDAIGPEVSREWL; from the coding sequence GTGAGTGGACTCTCATATGCGGGGTTTCATGTCTTATTCACACTCCCGCCACTTGCGTACCTCTTTGTGTTTGGGACGACTCCGACCCGCCGAGTTGCCCGTGTCGGAATTATACTTATGACCGTCGTCGCGGTGATATACACGACACCGTGGGACAACTATCTTATACAGCGCGGCGTGTGGTGGTATGGTCCAGGTGATATATTTGCTCGTATCTGGAAGGCACCCGTTGGTGAGTATCTATTTTTTATTCTTCAACCAATCCTCACTGGACTGTGGGTTACAACGCTCACGCCTGATGCCACATATCGTAATGGTGATTTTGATCGTCGACCTCGAACACTCGGTGCTCTCGTATGGCTTGGGTTTGGTATTATTGGTACTGTCCTTCTTACAGTTGAGTCCGGATTTTATCTCGGTGCAATCTTAGCGTGGGCTTGTCCAGTTGTGGCACTCCAGTGGGCTGTTGGTGGCGGATATCTTACTCGACGATGGCGTGAATGGTCGCTTGCTATTGCTATCCCAACAGTATATCTATGGATGATAGATAGCATCGCCATTGCCCTTGGTGTCTGGACAATCTCCGATCAGTATTCAACTGGGATTAACCTTCTCGGTCTTCCAATTGAAGAAGCTGTATTCTTTCTTATAACGAATATACTCATTGTATATGGCTTAATTCTCTTTGAGTGGATTATCGATTACTGGTATCACCACCCAGACGCTATTGGACCGGAGGTGTCCCGAGAGTGGCTGTAA
- a CDS encoding Brp/Blh family beta-carotene 15,15'-dioxygenase, whose product MAVSESLSDTTRQVLERSVFIPAWLILIGCILLAPLVESLSPRLRYLPFALSLLIFGLPHGAVDHLTPARTVNTPVTVRSMLSVGGLYLSIGGVYLGWWFFAPTSAAIMFVFITLLHWGQGDLYAILSFLDADHLPTRFERALSIVTRGAMPMLIPLIAHPMSYQRVLIGFIELFSVSTVSIGFLFSSPIRNVVTAVIIGLSIMTIAAGAWRVYTGASARPYLIDAGEIGLLWAFFIALPPIFAVGVYFCIWHSLRHIARLAIIDHPSRQALDSAHIRPAVWRFVRDAVPLTAAALLFFASLYILVPRQPNNIESLAAFYLVGIAALTAPHVVIVSWMDRMQAVW is encoded by the coding sequence GTGGCTGTAAGTGAATCGCTCTCAGACACTACCCGTCAGGTGCTTGAGCGCAGTGTCTTCATACCTGCGTGGCTTATACTGATAGGCTGCATTCTCCTTGCACCACTTGTCGAATCACTCTCGCCGCGGTTGCGCTATCTTCCGTTTGCTTTGAGTCTGCTTATTTTTGGACTTCCACATGGTGCGGTTGACCACCTTACACCAGCACGAACAGTTAATACACCAGTCACGGTTCGCTCAATGCTATCTGTTGGTGGATTATATCTCAGCATCGGTGGAGTGTATCTTGGCTGGTGGTTCTTCGCTCCAACCAGTGCTGCGATTATGTTTGTATTCATTACGTTACTTCACTGGGGACAAGGTGACCTTTATGCAATCTTATCATTTCTTGACGCTGATCACCTTCCAACCCGATTTGAGCGAGCGCTCTCAATTGTAACTCGCGGGGCGATGCCAATGCTTATTCCACTCATTGCACATCCGATGTCGTATCAGCGTGTCCTAATTGGGTTTATTGAACTCTTCAGTGTGAGCACCGTATCAATTGGATTTCTATTTTCATCACCGATTCGTAACGTTGTCACTGCTGTGATTATCGGTCTCAGTATAATGACTATCGCTGCCGGTGCATGGCGTGTTTACACAGGGGCGAGTGCTCGCCCATATCTCATTGATGCCGGTGAAATTGGTCTGTTATGGGCATTTTTTATTGCTTTGCCCCCTATATTTGCTGTTGGCGTCTATTTCTGCATCTGGCACTCACTCCGGCATATTGCCCGACTTGCGATTATTGATCATCCGTCTCGGCAGGCGCTTGACTCAGCGCATATTCGCCCTGCAGTCTGGCGATTCGTTCGCGATGCAGTACCCCTTACTGCTGCTGCTCTCCTCTTTTTTGCTAGTTTATATATTCTTGTTCCTCGTCAGCCAAACAATATTGAGTCTCTTGCTGCATTCTATTTAGTCGGCATTGCAGCGCTTACTGCGCCGCATGTCGTCATCGTTTCATGGATGGATCGAATGCAGGCAGTCTGGTGA
- a CDS encoding DEAD/DEAH box helicase, with protein sequence MAATDDSAYVDHPLLVSSFIEQRLYQIQLAGTARKTDTLVCLPTGLGKTTVSLLVTATRLNSIGGTALFLAPTKPLVRQHVEFYRNALTIPDEDIVVFTGEVSPDDRAALWDDAQVVIATPQVIENDLIGNRISLNSVTHLTFDECHRATGEYAYVYIAERYHDDATNPRVTGMSASPGSDKEGIVTVCNNIGVSAVEVMTEDDADVAEYTYTTDVEWKHIELPDEIIQIRDALNDVIRDRLQQLKSLGVADTTQPDVSQKQLNQMRGKLQKLIDADNSDGYAGMSTHAEVMKLRRAVELVETQSVESVRRYFERQRNAAQSSGASKASQRLIAEPKVRQSMQLAESFDGTHPKFSRTRIILAQTLGIEGGERVIIFTESRDTAEALTEFLSASFDVQRFVGQNDTGRSEGMTQREQQKALTAFRSGEFEVLVSTSVAEEGLDVPEVDLVLFFEPVPTAIRSIQRKGRTGRQTEGRVVVLLAEDTRDEAYFWISRRRQKKMESELRSLKQSVDDIESSIISPQEELTTYNHDLSTETDAKASDEDTDAETDSDSDSDSDSDISKQKIADSAKDSQSGITDFAPNDSELSNTETETETETEREAQSAETASEEVYSTDTETNTAVSESPPTPDVDISEDTIEIVVDQRELDSTVPRSLSTRDAIQTRLETLAVGDYVLSDRVAVERKSATDFLDTLLDGNRSLFEQTGDLVRAYGRPVLILEGELTTLYTERNIDPSAIQGALASLAVDFDISILQTRNDSDTADMLETIATREQTSRDRSMSVHGEKSAKTLQEQQEYVVSSIADIGPVTAQSLLDAFGTVEAVMTAGEDDLTAVDGVGAVTATRIRDVVGSNYS encoded by the coding sequence ATGGCTGCCACCGATGACTCCGCGTATGTGGACCATCCGCTTCTTGTCTCGTCGTTCATTGAGCAACGCTTGTATCAAATTCAGCTTGCAGGAACTGCCCGCAAGACGGATACTCTCGTTTGTCTCCCCACAGGGCTTGGAAAAACAACGGTAAGCTTACTTGTTACAGCAACCCGATTGAACTCTATCGGTGGCACTGCGTTATTTCTCGCCCCGACGAAACCGCTTGTTCGTCAACATGTTGAGTTTTATCGTAATGCGCTTACAATTCCTGACGAAGATATCGTTGTGTTCACCGGAGAGGTAAGTCCAGATGATAGAGCAGCGCTCTGGGATGACGCACAAGTCGTCATCGCAACCCCACAGGTGATTGAAAATGATCTTATTGGCAATCGAATTTCGCTCAATTCAGTCACGCATTTAACATTCGATGAATGCCATCGCGCGACCGGCGAGTATGCATACGTCTACATTGCAGAGCGATATCACGACGACGCGACAAATCCACGTGTGACCGGTATGAGCGCCTCTCCAGGCAGTGATAAGGAAGGAATCGTGACTGTATGCAACAATATCGGTGTCTCAGCGGTTGAGGTGATGACAGAAGATGATGCGGATGTAGCTGAATACACATACACCACGGATGTCGAGTGGAAGCATATTGAACTTCCTGATGAGATTATACAGATTCGAGACGCGCTCAACGATGTAATTCGTGATAGACTGCAACAACTGAAATCCCTCGGAGTTGCAGACACGACCCAGCCTGATGTTTCACAAAAGCAACTGAACCAAATGCGGGGGAAATTACAGAAGCTGATTGACGCAGATAATTCAGATGGGTACGCTGGGATGTCAACGCACGCAGAGGTCATGAAATTACGTCGCGCTGTTGAACTTGTTGAGACTCAGTCAGTTGAATCCGTTCGTCGGTATTTCGAACGTCAACGTAATGCAGCACAATCATCGGGAGCCTCAAAAGCTAGTCAACGACTTATTGCTGAGCCGAAGGTTCGTCAATCAATGCAGCTTGCGGAATCATTTGATGGGACGCATCCGAAGTTTTCTCGGACCCGGATTATTCTTGCACAAACACTTGGTATTGAGGGTGGTGAGCGCGTGATTATTTTTACAGAGTCACGAGATACCGCTGAGGCGCTTACTGAGTTTCTCTCAGCGTCATTCGATGTCCAGCGATTTGTCGGACAAAATGACACCGGTCGTTCCGAAGGCATGACCCAACGCGAGCAGCAAAAGGCACTTACAGCATTCCGTTCAGGCGAATTTGAGGTGCTTGTTTCAACCTCAGTCGCAGAAGAGGGGCTTGATGTTCCTGAAGTTGATCTTGTGTTATTTTTTGAACCCGTTCCGACAGCAATTCGGTCAATACAACGAAAGGGTCGAACAGGTCGCCAAACTGAGGGGCGTGTGGTTGTCCTTCTTGCTGAAGATACACGAGATGAAGCCTACTTTTGGATCTCGCGACGACGACAAAAAAAGATGGAATCTGAATTACGGTCGCTCAAACAATCTGTTGACGATATCGAGTCCTCGATTATCTCCCCACAAGAAGAACTGACAACATACAATCATGATTTATCGACCGAAACCGATGCTAAAGCGTCGGATGAGGACACAGATGCAGAAACAGACTCAGACTCTGACTCTGACTCTGACTCTGATATATCCAAACAAAAAATAGCAGATTCTGCGAAGGACAGTCAATCAGGGATCACAGACTTTGCTCCTAACGATTCCGAACTGTCAAATACAGAGACAGAGACAGAGACAGAGACAGAGAGAGAGGCACAATCAGCAGAGACAGCATCTGAGGAAGTATATTCCACAGACACTGAAACGAATACTGCTGTCTCTGAGTCTCCTCCAACACCGGACGTTGACATCAGTGAGGATACGATTGAAATTGTTGTTGACCAGCGTGAGCTTGACTCGACGGTCCCACGAAGCCTCTCGACCCGTGATGCTATTCAGACTCGCTTAGAAACGCTTGCTGTCGGTGATTATGTGCTCTCAGATCGTGTTGCTGTTGAGCGAAAATCAGCAACTGACTTTCTTGATACGTTACTTGATGGCAATCGGTCATTATTCGAACAGACTGGTGATCTTGTTCGAGCGTATGGACGACCAGTGCTTATTCTTGAAGGGGAATTGACCACACTGTATACAGAACGGAATATCGATCCAAGCGCAATTCAAGGGGCACTTGCATCGCTTGCAGTTGATTTTGACATAAGTATTCTTCAGACGCGCAATGATAGTGATACAGCGGATATGCTTGAGACAATCGCAACCCGTGAACAGACCTCACGCGATCGAAGCATGAGCGTGCATGGAGAGAAAAGCGCCAAAACATTACAAGAACAACAGGAGTATGTTGTTTCTTCAATTGCCGATATCGGTCCTGTGACTGCACAATCATTGCTTGATGCGTTTGGTACTGTTGAAGCTGTGATGACAGCAGGTGAAGATGACCTTACAGCAGTCGACGGTGTCGGTGCTGTCACTGCAACCCGAATTCGTGATGTTGTTGGAAGCAACTATTCATGA
- a CDS encoding A24 family peptidase: MIASISDLLRLCIMPILVWAAWRDVKTRRLPSYLWPPLVMLGVVLLVWDTSVYFSGLSPIYTPIAITFLFRVSVSCLIIIPLSYGLWAIGGFGGADAKVLMTLAILIPTVPIYQFLGMTFPVITAPLGVFSLTILTNTVVLTTAYPINLILHNITDRVWEFPAALFARPVSIDDLDTEHGQLAETSDRITRNGIDLDALRMYLRWRGTTLSAIRESPTTHRNPASIIQTYAPTDGAVSITPDHSSAERTSAKSHTDMRSSDLTDFDSVDATDVWGADRFLEAVNHRAYGSSPTQLRNTLTLLSAPDRQTVWVSPGIPFLVPICLGTIIAFTYGDILFGLVISLYM, from the coding sequence ATGATTGCTAGTATTTCTGATCTCCTTCGATTATGTATCATGCCTATTCTCGTGTGGGCTGCTTGGCGTGATGTGAAAACTCGTCGTCTCCCATCATACCTCTGGCCACCGCTTGTTATGCTCGGTGTGGTGCTTCTTGTCTGGGATACATCAGTGTATTTCTCGGGACTTTCGCCTATCTATACCCCAATTGCTATTACGTTTCTTTTTCGCGTTAGTGTTAGCTGTTTAATCATTATCCCACTCTCGTATGGCCTCTGGGCTATCGGGGGCTTCGGCGGGGCAGATGCAAAAGTGCTGATGACACTCGCAATCCTCATTCCGACAGTGCCGATATATCAGTTTCTAGGCATGACATTTCCTGTGATCACAGCCCCATTGGGCGTATTCTCACTGACAATCCTCACAAATACAGTGGTACTTACCACCGCATATCCAATTAATTTGATACTTCATAACATCACTGACCGGGTGTGGGAATTCCCGGCGGCACTTTTTGCCCGACCGGTCAGTATTGATGATCTTGATACTGAACACGGGCAACTGGCTGAAACATCAGACCGTATCACTCGAAACGGAATTGATCTTGACGCGCTCCGGATGTATCTTCGATGGCGCGGTACGACACTCAGTGCAATTCGTGAGTCACCGACGACACATCGCAACCCTGCGAGCATTATTCAAACATACGCCCCGACGGATGGTGCTGTTAGTATCACGCCAGATCATTCATCCGCAGAAAGAACATCTGCTAAATCTCACACGGACATGAGGTCCTCCGATCTGACGGACTTCGATTCAGTCGATGCAACAGACGTCTGGGGTGCTGATAGATTCCTTGAGGCTGTCAATCATCGCGCGTATGGAAGTTCACCTACACAGCTCCGAAACACACTGACGCTTCTCTCAGCTCCCGACCGACAGACTGTATGGGTTTCTCCAGGAATCCCGTTCCTCGTCCCAATCTGTCTTGGTACGATTATTGCATTTACCTACGGTGACATACTGTTTGGGCTCGTTATTTCACTTTACATGTGA
- the hisI gene encoding phosphoribosyl-AMP cyclohydrolase, which produces MTNDAVTGSQDDAEIEIRFNSDGLVPAIAQDADSGEVLMLAYVSPTALKRTRETGQAHYYSRSREELWKKGETSGHTQHIREIRADCDADTILYLVEQTGGACHTGRQSCFYRTLDGTEVTERVFDPETVYE; this is translated from the coding sequence ATGACTAATGATGCTGTGACTGGGAGTCAAGATGATGCTGAGATTGAAATTAGGTTCAATTCAGATGGGCTTGTGCCCGCCATTGCACAGGATGCTGATTCTGGTGAGGTATTGATGCTTGCATACGTCTCACCAACGGCACTCAAACGAACACGCGAGACCGGGCAGGCGCACTATTATTCTCGGAGCCGAGAAGAACTGTGGAAAAAAGGCGAAACGAGCGGTCACACGCAACATATTCGAGAGATTCGCGCCGATTGCGATGCTGATACTATTTTATATCTAGTCGAACAAACTGGCGGAGCGTGTCATACAGGTCGTCAATCATGTTTCTACCGCACTCTCGATGGAACGGAGGTAACTGAGCGTGTTTTTGACCCAGAAACAGTTTATGAGTGA
- a CDS encoding DUF7118 family protein, producing MPIADLDNDASDAVIDLLETTESVLAELQDAAEQHESITTQISDTGHDAVVETADAYRRATGLLDRYIDSATGTGDFQAYVEFQDKFLSCVEELPDELPARGAFETAADRLDSRRLSKSDFASAREDLAPAKRYIEQLESYNQTVEAVKTARRNVTLHRRKLTDAIDAHDEALLFADINLDAPVEQLLDPIETYNDRLHSEFDEFITTESTATVIDFLEYADSFPLVPFQSPPPDLRRFARESPDSDEPIPTLLKFASYSGSKLDHYATDPALLQTTVAVHQTFLERLDAEPLMIERPPPTAGTLRQFTGEAISILGRFASEKTIARLRALRDQSYDDSYTQLRTALRAQIELSADERERLQTGTMADERDALVTARTRLTEALTQTQSQVE from the coding sequence ATGCCCATCGCTGATCTTGATAATGATGCTTCTGATGCGGTAATCGATTTACTTGAGACTACTGAATCGGTACTCGCGGAGTTACAAGACGCTGCGGAGCAACATGAATCCATTACAACCCAGATCAGCGACACAGGGCATGATGCTGTTGTCGAAACGGCGGACGCATATCGCCGAGCAACAGGACTTCTCGACCGATATATTGACTCAGCAACTGGAACAGGTGATTTTCAAGCATACGTTGAATTCCAAGACAAGTTTCTTAGTTGTGTTGAGGAGTTACCCGATGAACTCCCAGCGCGTGGAGCATTTGAGACCGCCGCAGACCGACTTGACAGCCGTCGACTTAGTAAAAGCGATTTTGCGTCCGCTCGTGAGGACCTTGCTCCGGCAAAGAGATACATTGAGCAACTTGAGTCATATAACCAGACAGTAGAGGCAGTCAAAACCGCTCGTCGGAATGTCACACTGCACCGTCGCAAGCTCACCGATGCAATTGATGCGCATGATGAGGCGCTTTTATTTGCAGATATTAATCTCGATGCTCCCGTTGAGCAACTGTTAGACCCAATTGAGACATATAATGATCGACTTCATTCAGAATTTGATGAGTTTATTACAACTGAATCAACGGCAACAGTCATTGACTTTCTTGAATATGCTGATTCATTTCCACTTGTTCCGTTTCAATCCCCGCCGCCTGATCTCAGGCGATTTGCTCGTGAGAGTCCTGATTCGGATGAGCCAATTCCAACATTACTGAAATTTGCATCATATTCCGGGTCTAAACTTGATCACTATGCAACAGATCCAGCGTTACTACAAACAACGGTTGCAGTACATCAGACATTTCTTGAGCGTCTTGACGCAGAGCCACTTATGATTGAACGACCCCCACCTACTGCTGGTACACTTCGTCAATTTACTGGTGAGGCGATATCGATACTTGGACGATTCGCGAGTGAAAAAACAATCGCTCGTCTCCGAGCGCTTCGAGATCAAAGCTATGATGACTCATATACCCAACTTCGAACTGCTCTTCGCGCACAAATTGAACTGAGTGCTGATGAACGTGAACGACTCCAGACCGGAACGATGGCTGATGAGCGCGATGCGCTTGTCACTGCTCGCACTCGCCTTACAGAAGCGCTTACTCAAACCCAGTCACAAGTCGAATAG